One segment of Planctomycetota bacterium DNA contains the following:
- a CDS encoding aminotransferase V, with protein sequence MSQQPLVFKIASEDWEFEAIHHLNYKTFVEEIPQHAASPSKRLVDKFHNENTYLTCFSGRKLVGMMAVRGNRPFSLDGKLERLDSYLPPGRKICEIRLLATEKKYRGLIGGQVLGGILALLWQHGMEQGYDLAIISGTTRQERLYRHIGFTPFGPLVGKGDAVFQPMFITLETFESAAKDFLRDSPTRAFQTAAANFLPGPVAIPRVVKRAFEQTPESHRTDVFVSDFQAAKQALCKLTRSAKVEILLGSGSLANDAVAAQLSLAYERGLILVNGEFGERLVDHARRLGLEFDTLSFEWGDTIDFSLVERQCKGAGISGIENQKSGIGWLWCAHCETSTGVLNDLDALKKICADCSIKLCLDAISSIGTLPVDLSGVHLASCASGKGLRSYSGLALVFYHHELATSPRLPRYLDLGHYAQHQGIAFTHSSNLVHALHASLKHTDWEKHFTSVAEVSAALRTSLRGSGFSLIDVDGHYSPAIITIVLPAELDSAIIGGQLMEAGYLLSYNSDYLRRRNWIQIGLMGEIAQGKLASLASTLHRICFTRMHAETVMG encoded by the coding sequence ATGAGCCAGCAACCGCTCGTCTTCAAGATCGCCAGCGAGGATTGGGAATTCGAGGCGATCCATCATCTCAACTACAAGACCTTCGTCGAGGAGATTCCCCAGCACGCCGCGTCGCCGTCGAAGCGGCTCGTGGACAAGTTCCACAATGAGAACACCTACCTCACCTGTTTCAGCGGCCGCAAGCTCGTCGGCATGATGGCCGTGCGCGGCAACCGCCCATTTTCGCTCGACGGGAAATTGGAGAGGCTCGATTCCTATCTGCCGCCCGGGCGGAAGATTTGCGAGATCCGTCTGCTGGCCACCGAAAAAAAATACCGCGGCTTGATCGGCGGGCAGGTGCTCGGCGGCATCCTCGCGCTGCTCTGGCAGCACGGAATGGAGCAGGGCTACGACCTTGCCATCATCTCGGGCACGACGCGGCAGGAAAGACTCTACCGCCATATCGGCTTCACCCCATTCGGCCCGCTCGTCGGCAAGGGCGATGCTGTGTTTCAACCGATGTTCATTACGCTCGAAACATTTGAGAGCGCCGCGAAGGACTTTCTCCGCGACTCGCCCACTCGCGCGTTCCAGACGGCGGCGGCGAACTTTCTGCCCGGCCCGGTCGCCATCCCCCGCGTCGTTAAGCGCGCGTTCGAGCAGACTCCCGAATCCCATCGGACCGACGTCTTTGTCAGCGACTTTCAGGCGGCCAAGCAAGCACTCTGCAAGCTGACTCGCTCCGCCAAAGTCGAAATTCTCCTTGGCTCCGGTTCGCTCGCCAACGACGCTGTCGCCGCCCAACTTTCGCTGGCGTACGAACGCGGATTGATCCTGGTCAACGGAGAATTCGGCGAGCGACTTGTCGACCACGCGCGCCGGCTGGGCCTGGAGTTCGACACACTATCCTTCGAATGGGGCGACACGATTGATTTCTCCCTCGTCGAGCGCCAATGTAAAGGTGCCGGAATATCTGGAATCGAAAATCAGAAATCGGGCATCGGCTGGCTCTGGTGTGCGCATTGCGAGACCTCCACCGGCGTGTTGAACGACCTCGACGCGCTGAAAAAGATCTGCGCCGACTGCAGCATCAAATTATGTTTGGACGCCATCAGTTCCATCGGCACGCTGCCCGTGGATTTGAGCGGGGTGCATCTGGCGTCGTGCGCCAGCGGCAAGGGCTTGCGCTCCTATTCCGGACTGGCCCTGGTGTTCTACCACCACGAGCTCGCGACCAGCCCGCGCCTGCCGCGATACCTCGACCTTGGCCACTACGCGCAGCACCAAGGCATCGCCTTCACGCACTCCTCCAACCTGGTTCACGCCCTGCACGCATCCCTCAAGCACACGGACTGGGAAAAGCATTTCACAAGCGTGGCTGAGGTGTCCGCCGCGCTGCGAACTTCGTTGCGCGGATCCGGTTTTAGTCTCATTGATGTGGACGGGCACTATTCGCCCGCCATCATCACGATCGTCCTGCCGGCGGAGCTGGACTCGGCAATCATCGGCGGGCAGTTGATGGAGGCCGGTTATCTCCTGAGTTACAACAGCGATTACCTCCGCCGCCGGAACTGGATTCAGATCGGCCTCATGGGCGAGATCGCGCAAGGTAAGCTTGCGTCCCTCGCGAGCACGCTGCACCGAATTTGCTTCACTCGGATGCACGCCGAGACTGTCATGGGGTAG
- a CDS encoding glycosyltransferase family 2 protein — protein MKLSVCLIARNESSRLADAINSVRAIADEIIVTDTGSTDDTVELAKRLGAKVSHYAWTDDFAAARNACQQYAAGEWILWLDADERLKPGCEKDVREAMANPRAIAYQIIRQDFFALDRPDWFSEMHQLRLVRRDLPAKFVGVIHEHLSPEPVDIARGMGKEVLVSNIRFQHWGYIAERLPEKIARAAVLCEKELQLRPGQLYYLVELARALFEIKSPKAPAVLAEAAAVMLQSRASPRAPTLIASSLIEQLFAFPSQKLVPVDELIALTHRWFPRNAPLIWAVARTHALRGEWPQAEQQLRHLLKMLDTGTHDRYMSFDPRITEDARFNLGVALIRQAKLDEAETVYTALLQSPRRGKEAQLNLDAIAKLRVLE, from the coding sequence ATGAAACTCAGCGTCTGTCTGATCGCCCGCAACGAGTCTTCGCGGCTCGCCGATGCGATCAATTCCGTCCGTGCGATCGCGGACGAGATCATTGTCACCGACACCGGCTCGACCGACGACACCGTCGAGCTGGCCAAGCGGCTCGGCGCCAAGGTGTCGCACTATGCGTGGACCGATGATTTTGCGGCCGCCCGCAACGCCTGTCAGCAATACGCGGCGGGGGAGTGGATCCTCTGGCTCGACGCCGATGAACGGCTCAAGCCCGGTTGCGAGAAGGATGTCCGCGAAGCGATGGCCAACCCGCGCGCCATCGCCTACCAGATCATCCGCCAGGATTTCTTCGCGCTGGACCGTCCCGATTGGTTCAGCGAGATGCATCAGTTGCGGCTGGTCCGGCGCGATCTGCCCGCCAAATTTGTCGGTGTCATTCACGAGCACCTCTCGCCGGAGCCGGTCGACATCGCCCGCGGCATGGGAAAGGAAGTCCTGGTCTCCAACATCCGATTCCAGCACTGGGGCTACATCGCCGAGCGGCTTCCCGAGAAAATTGCCCGGGCCGCGGTGCTTTGCGAGAAGGAGCTGCAGCTTCGCCCCGGCCAGCTCTACTACCTCGTCGAGCTGGCGCGGGCGCTGTTCGAAATCAAGTCTCCCAAGGCGCCCGCCGTGCTGGCGGAGGCGGCGGCCGTCATGCTGCAAAGCCGCGCCTCGCCCCGGGCGCCGACGCTCATCGCATCGTCGCTCATCGAGCAGCTCTTCGCGTTTCCAAGCCAGAAGCTGGTGCCCGTGGACGAGCTCATCGCACTCACACATCGCTGGTTTCCGCGCAATGCGCCGCTGATCTGGGCGGTCGCGCGCACCCACGCTTTGCGCGGCGAGTGGCCGCAGGCCGAGCAACAGCTGCGTCACCTGCTCAAGATGCTCGACACCGGAACCCACGACCGCTACATGAGCTTCGATCCGCGCATCACCGAGGACGCCCGCTTCAATCTTGGCGTCGCACTCATTCGCCAGGCCAAGCTCGATGAGGCGGAGACTGTCTACACGGCGCTCCTGCAAAGTCCCCGTCGCGGCAAGGAGGCACAGCTCAACCTCGACGCCATCGCCAAGCTGCGGGTGTTGGAGTAG
- the metH gene encoding methionine synthase, whose product MASRFLDTLHKNVLLFDGAMGTSIHSCADCKPEDYLGRDNCTDILVKSRPDMIQRIHETFLLAGADVVETDTFGTNKLVGAEFDPELMAWTRELNKLGAQVARAACAKHATKERPRFVAGSMGPGTKLITLGNTSWEAMLDSYTEQARGLIDGGVDCFMIETCQDLLQVKCAINACLDALGESNRTVNDIPILVSVTMETTGTMLLGSDMAAVVNALKPFPIVSLGLNCATGPVEMAEHIAYLAKHWDRAVSVVPNAGLPILVEGRTEYPLRADAFANAMRRFIEEYKIDIVGGCCGTTPEHIHEVRKVLGESRARMKRATTPQTPGCSSLYGMTEFKQDNSFLIVAERTNANGSRKFKRLLDEEQWDALVGMAREETKDGSHLLDVCVDFVGRNGVTDMGEFVSRVVRQVNAPLMLDSTEAPVLEAGLKRSAGRCIVNSINLEDGEGRMNSVCPLLKRYGAACVALTIDEDPQAGMAKTAERKLEIAKRIHDLYTRKWGLDESDLIFDPLTFTIATGNEDDRELGWQTLDGIEQIAKEFPKCGIILGLSNISFGLKPSARTVLNTVFLGEARKRGLTAAIVHFSKLLPKNRIAREQWEAAEWLIFDRRGKTRPEGKPADFDPLLHYISLFPDGEEQVEKKKGMSDLPLEERLQRHIIDGDDGVLAESLTEAMKKYDPLAIINDHLLAGMKTVGDLFGAGSMQLPFVLQSAGVMKKAVAFLQPFMVKQGVAEKPKATVVLATVAGDVHDIGKNLVDIILSNNGFKVHNIGIKQSLQQIVDAWKSTNADTIGMSGLLVKSVTVMERNLQELNELNIRIPIMLGGAALTRHYAEGHLRGIYKGPLYYGKDAFEGLSVCNALAGGTLAEVDSEIAARLTKRAEVDAKVGQRLEAAASSTSTATERSEVKRDVPVPKPPFWGDRLVEEIDLDAIYPFVNKIALYRGQWGFKRGDMDEAQHEAMIRDKAEPIFERLKIQCKAERILRPAVVYGFFPCASEGNDLVVYDPADPEREMERFSFPRQTARQRLCISDFFRPASSGERDVVAFHCVTMGIEVSHRAKQLFERNEYTEYLYLHGMGVECAEALAELWHKRIRAELGIGHEDSPRVKELFTQKYRGSRYSFGYPACPEMSDQEKLFKLLKPERIGCHLSENWQIDPEQSTSAIIVHHPEAKYFAI is encoded by the coding sequence ATGGCCAGCCGGTTTCTCGACACCCTGCACAAGAATGTCCTTCTCTTCGACGGCGCCATGGGCACCAGCATTCATTCCTGCGCTGATTGCAAGCCCGAAGACTATTTGGGCCGCGACAACTGCACCGACATCCTGGTGAAGTCGCGGCCCGACATGATTCAGCGCATCCACGAAACGTTTTTGCTCGCGGGTGCCGACGTGGTCGAGACCGACACCTTCGGCACCAACAAGCTGGTCGGCGCCGAGTTCGATCCCGAGCTGATGGCGTGGACGCGGGAATTGAACAAGCTGGGTGCGCAAGTCGCGCGGGCTGCATGCGCCAAGCACGCGACCAAGGAGCGCCCGCGCTTCGTCGCCGGCTCCATGGGTCCGGGCACCAAACTCATCACGCTTGGCAACACGTCATGGGAGGCGATGCTCGACTCCTACACGGAGCAGGCGCGCGGACTCATCGACGGCGGCGTGGACTGCTTCATGATCGAGACCTGCCAGGATCTGCTGCAGGTGAAGTGCGCCATCAACGCCTGCCTGGACGCGCTGGGCGAATCCAACCGCACGGTCAACGACATTCCGATCCTGGTGAGCGTGACCATGGAGACCACCGGCACCATGCTGCTGGGCAGCGACATGGCCGCGGTGGTGAACGCGCTCAAGCCCTTCCCGATCGTGAGCCTGGGACTGAACTGCGCCACCGGCCCCGTGGAAATGGCGGAGCACATCGCCTATCTGGCCAAGCACTGGGATCGCGCCGTGAGCGTGGTTCCCAACGCGGGGCTGCCGATTCTGGTGGAGGGGCGCACCGAGTATCCGCTTCGCGCCGATGCCTTTGCCAACGCCATGCGGCGCTTCATCGAGGAATACAAGATCGACATCGTCGGCGGTTGCTGCGGCACGACGCCGGAGCACATCCACGAAGTGCGGAAAGTCTTGGGCGAGTCGCGGGCGCGCATGAAGAGGGCCACCACGCCGCAGACTCCCGGTTGCAGCAGCCTCTACGGCATGACGGAGTTCAAGCAGGACAACTCCTTCCTGATCGTCGCCGAGCGCACCAACGCCAACGGCAGCCGCAAGTTCAAGCGCCTGCTCGACGAGGAGCAGTGGGACGCGCTGGTGGGCATGGCCCGCGAGGAAACCAAGGATGGCAGCCATCTGCTGGATGTGTGCGTGGACTTCGTCGGGCGCAATGGCGTGACCGACATGGGTGAGTTCGTCTCGCGCGTGGTGCGGCAGGTGAACGCGCCGCTGATGCTCGACAGCACCGAGGCGCCCGTGCTCGAAGCGGGGCTGAAGCGATCGGCGGGGCGCTGCATCGTGAACTCGATCAATCTGGAGGATGGCGAGGGGCGCATGAACAGCGTCTGCCCGCTGCTGAAGCGCTACGGCGCCGCCTGTGTGGCCCTGACCATTGATGAGGATCCGCAGGCCGGAATGGCAAAGACCGCCGAGCGTAAGCTGGAGATCGCCAAGCGCATTCACGACCTCTACACCCGCAAGTGGGGGCTGGACGAGAGCGACCTGATCTTCGATCCGCTCACCTTCACGATTGCCACCGGCAACGAGGACGACCGCGAGCTTGGCTGGCAGACGCTCGACGGCATCGAGCAGATCGCAAAGGAATTTCCCAAGTGCGGGATCATTCTCGGTCTGTCAAACATTTCGTTCGGCCTCAAGCCCTCGGCGCGCACCGTGCTCAACACGGTGTTCCTGGGCGAGGCCCGCAAGCGCGGACTCACCGCGGCCATCGTGCACTTCTCGAAACTGCTTCCAAAAAACAGAATTGCGCGGGAGCAGTGGGAGGCCGCCGAGTGGCTCATCTTCGACCGCCGCGGCAAGACGCGTCCGGAAGGCAAGCCCGCGGACTTCGATCCGCTTCTCCACTACATCAGCTTGTTCCCCGACGGCGAGGAGCAGGTCGAGAAGAAGAAGGGCATGTCCGACCTGCCGCTGGAGGAGCGCCTGCAGCGCCACATCATCGACGGCGACGATGGCGTGCTGGCGGAGTCGCTGACCGAGGCGATGAAAAAGTACGACCCGCTGGCCATCATCAACGATCACTTGCTTGCGGGCATGAAAACTGTCGGCGATCTCTTCGGCGCCGGCTCCATGCAGCTGCCGTTTGTGCTGCAGAGCGCCGGCGTGATGAAGAAAGCCGTGGCGTTCCTGCAGCCTTTCATGGTGAAGCAGGGGGTCGCCGAGAAGCCCAAGGCCACGGTGGTTCTGGCCACCGTCGCCGGCGACGTGCATGACATCGGGAAGAATCTGGTGGACATCATTCTGTCGAACAATGGCTTCAAGGTGCACAACATCGGCATCAAGCAGAGCCTGCAGCAGATCGTGGACGCGTGGAAGAGCACCAACGCCGACACCATCGGCATGAGCGGCCTGCTGGTCAAGAGCGTGACGGTGATGGAGCGCAATCTTCAGGAGCTGAACGAGCTCAACATCCGCATCCCGATCATGCTCGGCGGCGCGGCGCTGACGCGCCACTATGCCGAAGGACATCTGCGCGGCATCTACAAGGGACCTCTCTACTACGGCAAGGATGCCTTTGAGGGGCTCTCCGTCTGCAACGCGCTGGCCGGCGGCACGCTGGCGGAAGTCGACTCCGAAATCGCGGCGCGTCTGACTAAGCGCGCCGAGGTTGACGCCAAAGTTGGCCAGCGCCTCGAGGCCGCTGCGTCCTCCACTTCGACGGCGACGGAGCGAAGCGAAGTGAAGCGGGATGTCCCCGTCCCCAAGCCGCCCTTCTGGGGCGACCGACTGGTCGAGGAGATCGACCTCGACGCGATCTATCCCTTCGTCAACAAGATCGCGCTCTATCGCGGCCAATGGGGCTTCAAGCGCGGCGACATGGACGAGGCGCAGCACGAGGCGATGATCCGCGACAAGGCCGAGCCGATCTTCGAGCGGCTGAAGATTCAATGCAAGGCGGAGCGCATCCTGCGGCCCGCGGTGGTCTATGGGTTTTTCCCCTGTGCGAGCGAAGGCAACGATCTCGTGGTGTACGACCCGGCCGATCCCGAGCGCGAGATGGAGCGGTTCTCATTCCCGCGACAGACGGCGCGGCAGCGGCTCTGCATCAGCGATTTCTTCCGCCCGGCGAGCAGTGGCGAACGAGACGTTGTGGCCTTCCACTGCGTGACCATGGGCATCGAGGTCAGCCACCGCGCCAAGCAGCTTTTCGAGCGCAACGAATACACCGAATATCTCTACCTGCACGGCATGGGCGTTGAGTGCGCTGAAGCACTCGCCGAACTCTGGCACAAGCGCATCCGCGCCGAGCTGGGCATCGGCCATGAGGACAGCCCGCGCGTGAAGGAGTTGTTCACGCAGAAGTACCGCGGCAGCCGCTACAGCTTCGGCTATCCGGCCTGTCCCGAGATGAGCGACCAGGAGAAGTTGTTCAAGCTGCTCAAGCCGGAGCGGATCGGCTGCCATCTCTCCGAGAACTGGCAGATCGATCCCGAGCAGAGCACCAGCGCCATCATCGTGCATCACCCTGAGGCCAAGTACTTCGCGATTTAG
- a CDS encoding ATP-binding cassette domain-containing protein translates to MSDLVIQLDQVNKRFGALHAVKDVSFEIRRGQVCGFLGPNGAGKSTTIRMIMSILLPDSGSIQVLGGSALDAKDRIGYLPEERGVYRKMRVEDFLRFMAKLKGIARGEADLRIRAWLERVELPGVSRKRCEELSKGMQQKLQFIASVLHQPPLLILDEPFSGLDPVNRRLLSSIVRQLKDAGTSILFSTHQMEQAEDLCDQVLLIHKGEKVLDESIHGIRGQFDPRTVLAEPSNGIDSSLRTLQDLPSVETVRWNADQKVFQIRLAEGVDPQHAMVNVMRAVPLRRVELQRATLDDVFVKLVGGSVVDFNEAGSTGKLQVNHA, encoded by the coding sequence ATGAGCGATCTCGTCATCCAGCTCGATCAGGTGAACAAGCGCTTTGGCGCGCTGCACGCGGTGAAGGATGTCAGCTTTGAGATCCGCCGCGGACAGGTCTGCGGATTTCTGGGCCCCAACGGCGCCGGCAAGAGCACCACCATCCGCATGATCATGAGCATCCTGCTGCCCGACTCCGGCTCGATCCAGGTGCTGGGCGGCTCGGCGCTGGACGCCAAGGACCGCATCGGCTATCTGCCCGAGGAGCGCGGCGTCTACCGCAAGATGCGCGTGGAGGATTTCCTGCGCTTCATGGCCAAGCTCAAGGGCATCGCCCGCGGCGAGGCCGACCTGCGCATCCGCGCCTGGCTCGAGCGCGTCGAGCTGCCCGGCGTCTCGCGCAAGCGCTGCGAGGAGCTCTCCAAGGGCATGCAGCAGAAACTGCAGTTCATCGCCTCGGTCCTGCACCAGCCCCCGCTGCTGATTCTGGACGAGCCCTTCTCCGGTCTGGATCCTGTGAATCGCCGTCTGCTCAGCTCCATCGTCCGACAATTGAAGGACGCGGGCACGTCCATTCTCTTCTCCACCCACCAGATGGAGCAGGCCGAGGATCTCTGCGACCAGGTGCTGCTGATCCACAAGGGCGAGAAGGTGCTCGATGAGTCCATCCATGGAATCCGCGGGCAGTTCGACCCGCGAACGGTGTTGGCGGAGCCCTCCAACGGGATCGACTCGAGTCTGCGCACGCTGCAGGATCTGCCCTCGGTCGAAACCGTTCGCTGGAATGCCGATCAGAAAGTGTTTCAGATCCGCCTCGCCGAGGGCGTGGATCCCCAGCATGCGATGGTGAATGTGATGCGCGCTGTCCCGCTCCGCCGCGTCGAGCTGCAGCGAGCCACGCTGGACGATGTCTTCGTGAAGCTGGTCGGCGGCTCGGTGGTGGATTTCAACGAAGCGGGTTCCACCGGAAAGCTGCAGGTGAACCATGCATGA
- a CDS encoding ABC transporter permease, with translation MHEKGSPRRIRAIAWREFRYTVLTKGFVIGAIVLPLIMFAAIPLIPMLMSSKSAPLVGRVVVIDPSDKLAKPFELSLPTTPQDSLKKEKKSLMGSEAVEVSLTVENVTDTARTDEFRKQLKDSVLRALIIVTPAPEGPTAELLVPSGASPRHTTILESSLREALTRARVAQANEDYDRLSKLMQRASVETKRVSPEGSESREIAQLRMLVPAGFMFLLWIAVFTSCNYLLTSTIEEKSSRVMEVLLSAASPIELLAGKLVGQAGVASVMLAMYGGVGLAGLGAFAMLDIVPPTHLLWLAVWFPLAYFTVASIMVSIGSAVSDLREAQALVGPAMMTLMIPLILWLPIVESPNGMLATVCSFLPPAAPFVMILRLTAANEPVPIWQSMLAVLTSVAAVCVIVWAGARIFRVGVLMQGKPPTPMELLRWIRAR, from the coding sequence ATGCATGAGAAGGGCTCCCCGCGGCGGATCCGCGCGATCGCGTGGCGCGAATTCCGCTACACGGTTCTCACCAAGGGCTTCGTGATCGGCGCCATCGTGCTGCCGCTGATCATGTTTGCGGCGATTCCGCTGATCCCGATGCTGATGAGTTCGAAATCCGCGCCGCTGGTGGGGCGCGTCGTGGTGATCGATCCCTCGGACAAGCTGGCCAAGCCATTTGAATTGTCGCTGCCCACCACGCCCCAGGACTCCCTGAAAAAGGAGAAAAAGAGCCTGATGGGAAGCGAAGCGGTCGAGGTTTCGCTGACCGTGGAAAATGTCACGGACACAGCCCGCACCGACGAATTCCGCAAGCAGCTCAAGGACAGTGTGTTGCGGGCGCTGATCATCGTCACGCCGGCGCCCGAGGGGCCGACCGCCGAGCTTCTGGTCCCCAGCGGCGCCAGCCCGCGCCACACCACGATCCTCGAGTCCTCGCTGCGCGAGGCGCTCACCCGGGCCCGCGTCGCCCAGGCGAACGAGGACTACGACCGGCTCAGCAAACTCATGCAACGCGCGTCGGTCGAAACCAAGCGCGTCTCACCCGAGGGAAGCGAGTCGAGGGAGATCGCCCAGCTGCGCATGCTGGTGCCCGCCGGCTTCATGTTCCTGCTGTGGATCGCCGTCTTCACCAGCTGCAACTACCTGCTGACCTCCACGATCGAGGAGAAGTCCAGCCGCGTGATGGAGGTGCTGCTCTCGGCCGCGAGCCCGATCGAGCTGCTCGCCGGAAAACTCGTCGGCCAGGCCGGCGTGGCGTCGGTCATGCTCGCGATGTATGGCGGCGTCGGCCTCGCGGGCCTGGGCGCCTTCGCCATGCTCGACATCGTTCCGCCCACCCACCTGCTGTGGCTGGCGGTCTGGTTCCCGCTGGCGTATTTCACCGTCGCCTCCATCATGGTCAGCATCGGCAGCGCGGTCTCGGATCTGCGCGAGGCGCAGGCGCTGGTCGGCCCCGCCATGATGACCCTCATGATTCCGCTGATCCTGTGGCTGCCGATCGTGGAGAGCCCCAACGGCATGCTGGCCACCGTGTGCAGCTTCCTGCCGCCGGCCGCCCCCTTCGTCATGATCCTGCGCCTGACCGCCGCCAACGAACCGGTTCCCATCTGGCAATCCATGCTCGCCGTGCTCACCAGCGTGGCCGCGGTCTGCGTCATCGTGTGGGCGGGCGCCCGCATCTTCCGCGTGGGCGTCCTCATGCAGGGGAAGCCGCCGACCCCCATGGAGCTGCTCCGGTGGATCCGTGCGCGGTGA
- a CDS encoding HIT domain-containing protein — MQRNLWAPWRMAYIRDIESQAAQAKINPPPDSDGDFLLATWRNPSMDATQHVVHRNEHGLILLNRYPYANGHLLAALGDARPRLADYPAEARADFWRLVDLAAALIEVALRPQGLNIGVNEGRAGGAGLPQHVHAHVLPRWNGDTNFMSAVAGVRVIPESLDRVAQLYREALPEARKRVGP, encoded by the coding sequence ATGCAGCGCAACCTCTGGGCACCCTGGCGCATGGCCTACATCCGCGACATCGAGTCGCAGGCGGCCCAGGCGAAGATCAATCCTCCGCCGGACTCCGACGGCGACTTTCTTCTGGCCACATGGCGCAATCCTTCCATGGACGCCACGCAGCATGTCGTGCACCGAAACGAACATGGACTGATCCTGCTCAACCGCTATCCCTATGCCAACGGCCACCTGCTGGCGGCGCTGGGCGACGCCCGGCCGCGCCTGGCGGATTATCCCGCGGAGGCCCGCGCAGACTTCTGGCGGCTGGTCGATCTCGCAGCGGCGCTCATCGAGGTCGCGCTGCGCCCGCAGGGACTCAACATCGGCGTCAACGAGGGGCGCGCCGGCGGCGCCGGGCTTCCCCAGCACGTGCATGCCCATGTCCTGCCGCGCTGGAATGGCGACACCAACTTCATGTCCGCGGTCGCAGGCGTCCGGGTGATTCCCGAATCGCTCGACCGCGTCGCCCAGCTCTACCGCGAGGCCCTTCCCGAGGCGAGAAAGCGGGTGGGCCCATAG
- a CDS encoding MFS transporter, translating to MSATNDTKRDPNESEGLLARFHPRHLPFMSRTAYVNEILSWAFLPFFLGAIEGGTLGVVVKKTFTGVADISPIELNLAVALVTAAPNVANLSSFMWAAHSQGKPKVAYIATLQTMTAVCVAAIAAMPEQRWGLWTLCLLATLARITWTGVITLRSAVWRANYPREIRAKIAGNMATVQSLVLALCGWAIGAAMDFSPMSFHFLFPALALLGIAGNVLWRRVPMRGERRLLRAELAAPRRDGPQINPVSVLRVLKQDRAYAKFMLWMSVFGLGNLMVSAPLAIVLEEELNATYAQGILVTTVIPLLVMPLAIPFWARMLDRSHVVDFRAIHAWSFVTAAGLVFVAAIAKSMTIFYVSGLFLGIGFAGGSLAWNIGHQDFAPPERDAEYMGVHVTLNGIRGLIAPFLAVGLYEWLKGMHAGSWAFFVCFVVNAIGAWGFVAMRRDRKRHRKATLVSDSQPRPLPQA from the coding sequence ATGAGCGCGACCAACGACACGAAGCGTGACCCAAATGAGTCTGAGGGGCTCCTGGCGCGGTTCCATCCGCGCCATCTGCCCTTCATGTCGCGCACGGCCTACGTCAACGAGATCCTGAGCTGGGCCTTCCTGCCCTTCTTCCTCGGCGCCATCGAGGGCGGCACGCTGGGCGTGGTGGTGAAGAAGACCTTCACCGGCGTCGCGGACATCAGCCCCATCGAGCTCAATCTCGCGGTGGCCTTGGTCACCGCCGCACCCAATGTGGCCAACCTGTCCAGCTTCATGTGGGCGGCGCACTCGCAGGGCAAGCCCAAGGTCGCCTACATCGCAACGCTGCAGACCATGACCGCGGTGTGCGTCGCCGCCATCGCCGCCATGCCCGAGCAGCGCTGGGGACTGTGGACGCTCTGCCTGCTGGCCACGCTGGCCCGCATCACCTGGACCGGCGTGATCACCCTGCGCTCGGCGGTGTGGAGGGCCAACTATCCGCGGGAAATCCGGGCGAAAATCGCGGGAAACATGGCGACGGTGCAGAGCCTGGTGCTGGCCCTTTGCGGCTGGGCGATCGGCGCCGCCATGGACTTCAGCCCGATGAGTTTCCACTTCCTCTTTCCGGCCCTGGCCCTGCTGGGCATCGCCGGCAATGTGCTCTGGCGCCGCGTGCCGATGCGCGGCGAGCGGCGCCTGCTCCGCGCCGAGCTCGCGGCGCCGCGGCGCGACGGGCCGCAGATCAACCCCGTCTCGGTGTTGCGCGTGCTCAAGCAGGACCGCGCCTACGCCAAGTTCATGCTGTGGATGTCGGTCTTCGGCCTGGGCAACCTGATGGTCTCGGCGCCGCTGGCGATCGTGCTGGAGGAGGAGCTCAACGCCACCTACGCGCAGGGCATCCTGGTCACGACGGTCATTCCGCTGCTGGTGATGCCGCTGGCGATTCCCTTCTGGGCGCGGATGCTGGACCGCTCGCACGTGGTGGATTTCCGCGCCATCCATGCGTGGAGCTTCGTGACCGCGGCGGGGCTGGTCTTCGTCGCGGCGATCGCCAAATCCATGACGATCTTCTACGTCTCAGGATTGTTCCTGGGCATCGGCTTCGCCGGCGGCAGTCTGGCGTGGAACATCGGCCACCAGGATTTCGCGCCGCCCGAGCGCGACGCCGAATACATGGGCGTGCATGTCACGCTCAATGGCATTCGCGGCTTGATCGCGCCGTTTTTGGCGGTCGGCCTCTACGAATGGCTCAAGGGGATGCACGCGGGCTCCTGGGCCTTCTTCGTCTGCTTTGTGGTCAACGCGATCGGGGCGTGGGGCTTCGTGGCCATGCGACGGGACCGGAAACGGCACCGCAAGGCCACTTTGGTCAGCGACTCCCAGCCGCGCCCCCTGCCGCAGGCCTAG